A window of Hallerella porci genomic DNA:
CGCGGAAACTCCGCCAAATCCGGCGGCACATTCGACGGAGAAAGAGAATCCCGCAAGAGCCAGCGCAAAGGAGGCATTTTTCCGTTTCGCACCCACAGGAACCGAAAACCGCCGCAGGAATCCACTCCAAAATTCGCCGCATAAGAAAGAGACAAAGCGGCACTTTCTGCATAGGCTCGATTTTTCGCATCAGCCCGTCTTTCTTCCGGCAAGCCCCAAACCCATATGACGACGGCCATTACCAAGAAAAAAAGCCCAATCAGCGTTATCCGTCTCATTTTCATGCGCCAAACATATCAAAATCCAGAAAGGGCTTTGCCTTTTCCGATTAAAATTCCTAGAAAAATATCTCCATGTAAAATTTTTAAGCTGTTTTAAGCAACATGAAAAACAGAAAGATTTCCCTTACCCTTTTTGTCGCAACTCTTTGTGCGATAACGTCTTTCGTATTTGCCGAACCCGAAGAGGGCTTTTATGAAAAGCACGGCATCCGCGGATTCATTTCCATTAACGCGGACTACCGGGGAATGCGCAGTGCCTATGCGAATTATCTGAACAAAATTCTGTTCAGCAAAAATTTCGGGCATCTAGAAACATATCAAGTCGAAGACGACACCTCGACCGTCACCGTTTTTGAAAAGGACGGTTCGATTTCCCAATACGAGCATTTCAACGATTACTATCTCGGTCTGCACGTGGAAGTCGGTGCGCAATACCACCAGTTCCTGACCTGGTTCGACATCAACTTCATGCCCACCCAAGTTTCCGAAAAACCGGCGAGCAAAAACAGCAGCGGCCACGATCTTTACGATATCAAATGGTTCTCTTACGGCATCGACTGGATGTTCGGCTGAAAGCTCTTCGGTGAAAGCACCATCATCAATTTGATTCCCTCCGTCGGCTTCGGCATCAACCTGTTGAACATCCACCTCGGTTCCAACTACGCCTTCAAAACCGAAGACGGCGATACCGTAACCGTGCGCAATCGCTATTACAGCGTGTTCTCGCCCACCATCAACACCCAACTCGAACTGCGAGTCGATTTGGACCCGTTCTCCATCGGTGCTTATGCGGGCTACCGCGTTATCCGCTTCAACGAATTTGACGTGGAAGGCTATCTTCTCGGCGAACCGGACAACAACGGCGACACCTGGTTTATGGGCGTCAAGCTAACCTGGACATTCCTTTCGGAAAACCAGAAGAAACTCCGCGACAAGCTGTAGCTTTTCCCCTAGGCGACAAAAATAAATCTCGAGTCAGCACATCTCTGCTGGCTCTATTTTTTTCCATCACCCGTTCCATCGGAATGTAATAAGTCGATTCCCGGCGCAAATCCTTGTCCGTATGCCAATGGACCTCGCGGTTCTGATTGCAATAGGTAAAGTTCCAGCCCAAAAGAAGAGTGGGGACATTCATTCGGGCAAGCCGTTCGGGAAGGCCCGCAAACTGGCCCTGCGTACTGGCAAGAATCAAGGCGTCCAGCTGCTTGTATTGCGCATAAAGTAACACGTCTTCTTTCAGAGCCATGTTGGGGCACAGGTTTTTCACATAATTCACTTCGGCAAAATGAACGCCAAAACCGGCTTTGGCAAGCTCCCCCGAAAAGAACATCATTCCGCGATGACGAAAATCGTTGTCCTCTTCGGGATTGCGATAGGGATGATAATAATGCGACATCATTTCAATGGAACGCCCCGCCCAAAAATAACGACTTGCCTGGGCAGCCGCCCAATTTTTAAGTCCCGATAAATTGATACCGTTGCATTCCGGGACTTGATTGCGGTAGTATTCATTGACTTTGCGCAAAGTAAAGCCATCGACAAAAAAACCGACTTTAAATGCGTTTGATTCCGCGGATTGATTCATAAGGGTTCTCCTCTAAAAGAGGAACCCCTATGGGATTAACGTTTTTCACGGCGATTTGTTCACCATGAAATAAAATTTTACGAAAGGCAAGCTAAAACGGGCTTTGACGAGTCGTCCTTCAAATAATTGCCCATCCCAGTATTTGTTAGGTTTATGACGAAAAAAATGTTTGAAATTTACAAGGCTTTGTGGATATTCGAGGACGCCCTGCCACCTACAATTTCAAAAGAGCCATGAGGACTTTTTGTTCCCTATTTTGGATTTGCTTATTTCCGTCTGAGTTTTTCCGTCCAAAGAAAAGCGGATTCCGATTTGCATAATTTTTAGGGAAAGATATAAAAAAATGGAGCAAGGTATCAGCACCGTCCGTCGAATTTTTCCAAGCGTTTTATATTTTTAAATTTTGAAGACAAAAATAACGCAACGAAAAACAACCTAAAAAGCATTGACAACGAAAAAAAATCGTATTATTTTTTTTTTTGATGTGTTTAAAATTTGCAAACCCGTTCTATTGTTTTTAATTGCATTATCGTTATGTAAAGCCGAATTTGCGCCAAATTCGGATGCTGGGATGGTTTCTATTTCTATGGATGGGGAAAGCCTGCAAAATTTGCTATCGGTTTATGAAAATTCCGGATATCATGATTTCGGCACAACAGATATGTTGGAAAATGTAAAGGAAATTAAGAGTGTAAATGAGTATTATTTCTACAACTTTAAGATGGATTTGAGCGACGATGATTTGAAATTTAGCATGGATGGGACATTGGATGCGAATGCGAGAGTTGTATCGCATGGAATCCCTTTTCATCCTCACGTAAAAACTAAAGGAATAGACGGTTCCGCAAATGCGTTTTTTAAAGATTTTGGAATTTCGGAAGACGGAAACGTACATCTGAATGTATGTATTTCCGATGTTAATGCCGATATATCGGATATTTCTTATGGAAAAGGATATATCATTGATAAATTTATATATAAAATGTGGGGAGATGCAGATGAACAAATTAATTCAAAAGCTCAAGCTGCAATAGATAATGCCGTGACTTCTTTTGCAAATGCTAATAGTTGCCTAGACCTTACCAACCACATAGCCATCAGCTACCCGGAGTTTCTCTCTCCTATAGGGATTCAGCATTCGGGGACGAAAGTTTCCGATAATAAAATTATGGCCTATGGCTGCCCTGTTGCCAAAACCAAGATAGGCGATGCCGTCGTCATCGGAGACGGCCCTTGCGAAACGGTCGCTTATAATATTGCCGTATATACAGCAGATGATGTGGGGAATGCGGGGACGGAATCTAAAATAAGCGTTTCCTTGTGCGGAGATGACGCTTTCGGCGGCAGACGGTGCATCAACGGTGCGCTAAACGACTGGACGAAAAAGGGTCAAATTTCCCATTTGCTTTTAGAAAGTTCCGCACTCTTGGTGGATAATTTGTCATTGTCCTTGACCAGCGATAATTCGGGGAGCAAACCCGGTTGGTATGTGGATTCCGTTTCCGTGGACATGACGGTTCCCAATAATAGCTCATTCCATTATTGGTTTCCAATACACCGTTGGATAGGCGGCTCCAATAGGCCTACGTCTTTTACATTTCATCAAGCGGACAATCCTCAAATTTATACATTCACCGTAAAGACAGGAAGTGGCTCCCGATTTGAAGCGTCGGGAACGGATTCGCATATTTTAGCGGACGCCTGCGATGTAAACGGTAAATGCCTGACATTTTTGCTGGACAAGGACGACCATGACGATTTTGAAAAAGGCGGCACCTCCACATACTCGATTGTCACGAACGAAAAATTGGCGAATTTGAAAAGCCTGACGTTGCATAATGTTTATGACGGAAGTGGCCCAGGCTGGTATGTGCAGGATGTCATGTACAGCCACTATTCCTTTCCTGAAAGTAAAGGCCATTCCTTAAAGGACGGCCAGGGGTTTATGTTCCGGCAATGGCTTGCCGAGGGGGAAAATCAAGGAGCTTATTATACAACGGACCGTTGGAATTATCCAGTCCAAACCTCCGATGAATTTTACCTTTATCCGGTAAATGCCGATCCGATTTTGTTCATTTGCGATATTTCTGCAACACGCTATGTAAATGACAATTTTGGCTATAATGTTAGGATAAAGACCAAAAGCGGCGGGGCTTCGGGAACGGACGCCGATATTACATTGACTTTAGAGGGGTGTTCAGGGGAAACGGAATCTTTTGATTTGAATGATGATAAGGACAACTTTGAAAAAGGAAAAGAGGACCATTTTTTACTTTCGGGTATAAAGGATTTAAAGGGCATAAAAAAAATCAAATTACATAATGACGGTTCGGGCGATGGAGCCGGATGGTCTCCGGAATCTTTGTTTGTCGTTCCTGTTGTTTATGGCGGAATATATGGAATGCCATACAATGAGGAATATAAATATGAGTTTACCAACAGCCTGAATAAAAACGATGGCTGGGATTGGGAATCGGAAGAGCTGGCGTGCCCAGATTTGGTCCCTCAGTTTATACCATATGTTTATGAAGTCCGTCCGGGAGATCACTTGAATATTTTGGGAAAAAATTTAAAACAGGCGCAAAGCATCAAGATTGTTTTGGATAAAGATATTTTTCCTATTTCTGTCGACAGTCGGAGTGCCGCTTTTTATGTCCCAGAAGACACTCCTTTGGGCGAATACAATCTTGGTTCTGTTCTTATTGATGGTGTGGTTCAGCAGGTGTTTGTTCATGTTCGGGGTGAAAAACCTGTTCTGAACGGCATCGCCGTCACCCAGGCAAAGCCTGGCGACGCATTTGAAGTGTCTATGCGCAATATAGATACGACTTCCCTCTTCTATTTGGAAAACTATCCACTTCAAATTTTGGCCTTGTCTAAAAAAGGTGTCTATTTGCAAATCCCGAAAAATATGGAAAAGGGAATTTACAAACTCCGAACTCTATCGAATGGCTGGGACATCACCTATGGCACTTCCATAGAAATTGTAAAATCCTTTGTTCCGCATATTTCTGGCATTTCGGACTCCATTGTTTACTCCGGTCAAATCATTGAAATTTTCGGAAAAAATTTTGGAGATTCAATTAATGCTATAGAAGTGAAATTTGGTAAAAAAACGGGTGGAATCCGAGCTGTTGAAAACGAAAGGATTCAAGTACGAATTCCTTATGGCGTGTCGGGCGATAGCATTTTGGTAAGGGTGTCTCGTGAGGGAATTTGGGCGAGAGAAATCATCAAAATAAAAATTCAGAGCTTGCCTTGGTTTATGACTTTTGACGATGTAGAAAATTCTTGGACTAGTGGAAACGCGAGCCTTTCTTTGGATAGTGCTGTGAAATATGGCAACGTCGGATATTCTTTGAAAATACATGGTTCGGGCTATATGCCGATTATTTCGCCTGTATTTAATACATACGAGTTGGGAGCGTTCTCCGACACTCTCCTTCTGGATGTTTGGATTCCGGAAAATCAGGCGAATCCTTATTGGTGGGGAGATGTTCAAATGAGCGTGAACATCCCTGCTGCGGGACTTTATAATGCCTGGATTGGGCAAAAGCCATTGACAGGCCTGCATTCCGGGTGGAATACGCTTACTTTTGCATTGAATCCGACGATATACTCTGCCTTTGCCGGCGATTATCCAAATGCGACGATTTCTGTTATATTGAATGTGAATGAAAATACGGATGATTTCCGCATAGACAATCTGCGATTTGGCGGTGATATCAAAATTCGTAGGACGGAACATATCGAGGCCAGTCCCGTATTGAATGTGTATGCCGTGGATTTCATGTCTTTCGATAATATCAACGACTGGTCGTCTAGCGGCACGGAACTTCTTTTTGTGGATTCTCCCAAAATGCAAGGTCTAGGCGCAACAGGCATCATGGCGTCCGGTTATACGGAAATAGAAAGTCGCCGCTTTTTACTTTCTGAATTGCAATATGTTTCCGATGTCATTTCTCTGGATGTCTATGTGCCGAATCCTCAGCCGAACGATTATTGGGTAGGCAATTTAGGAATGGGGCTTCGGTGTTTTGATTCTGGAATTTCTATGTATCTGGGAAATGTGGATTTGACACATTTGTTCCGCGAGGAATTCAACAATGTGCGGTTCACGTTGCCGCCGGATGCGCTACAGGCGTTGAAATCCGACGCAGGGGAATGTAGTTTTTCCGTATATCTGAATGTGAATAACGGTGCTGGACTTTTCCTGTTGGATAATATGGGCTTTGTCAAAAAAATTGAAGTGGCGGGCAGGTAGAACGTGAAACGGATTTTGTGCATACTCTTGATTTATTCCCATTTTCTTTTCGGGGCGGATTATTTCAAACCGGAAAGGATTTCTCTTCCGATCAAAATGCAAACTTTGGTCGGAGAAACGGCGATAAACAACGTACTGATGTCCTATTTTTCGGGATCGCATGAAATTGCCGTTGTAATATTGGGAACCTCGTTTTGACCGTAAATAATGTGGGAATAGACATTCGCGGGAAAGACGATGTCGTCTTTGGTTACGACTTGGTGCTCGCTTCGGATTTCCAATCGGAATTGTCCAATATCACTGGAGGGGTGATTAAAGGCGAAATGCCGATTCGGGGAACCTTTTCGCTGCAGGAATTAAAAGATGCCTACGTTGTCGTGATGGATTTAAGCGAAGTAGTTGGCAAAATTTTGGAACAATATCACATAACAAATTCCCCGATTGTTTCTTCGCTGAAGTCGTTCTTTTCTCCGTCCAAAGGAATGGTCGAGCTTTGGCGTCAGAAATACAGCACGCTTTTGGACGCTTACGTGAACAAATTGGAAAAAAATTTGGACTTGGCGATTGTAGAAAAGGAATTGGCTTTATCCATCGGAGAAATCGAGGACAATATCTCCCTTGATTTGAAGTTGCGGCTGGAATCGGAGAGACAGTATTTTTGGATTGACGGTTTGGTTAAAAATTCTGATGTGCTAAATATTTGTTCTAATAAAGATTTTAAACTTTTAAAAAGCACCTTCCAAATCATGCCAAATCATTCACTAGCTCCTATTGTAGAGAGATGTAAGGGTGAAAATAATGATTATCAGCAATGCTTTGACTTGCGTAATCTGTGCAAAGAAGATCTCTACAGGATTACGCATTCTATCAATGCTAATGACTTTACAATAGGAGTAACAGTAAGAACAAAACAAGGCGGAATTGTTACAGTTGATGGAGAGGTGAGGTGACGCTGTGCTAAAATGGATGCTTTTATTCTTGCTTCTTTTCTGCTCATTTGGCTTTTCCCAAGAAAATGATCCTTTAGGAAAAAACAATGTGGATAGTTTGGCAATTTATTATGACTTGATCGCAGAAGAAAATTACGATTCCCATTATGGTCCCAATGTCGCCGGGATGATTGTTGGAGGATTTTTGATTGGCTCAGGAACATTTTTTTTGAGTGTGGCCATTAATGACGTTTCAAAAAATGATTTTGC
This region includes:
- a CDS encoding NYN domain-containing protein encodes the protein MNQSAESNAFKVGFFVDGFTLRKVNEYYRNQVPECNGINLSGLKNWAAAQASRYFWAGRSIEMMSHYYHPYRNPEEDNDFRHRGMMFFSGELAKAGFGVHFAEVNYVKNLCPNMALKEDVLLYAQYKQLDALILASTQGQFAGLPERLARMNVPTLLLGWNFTYCNQNREVHWHTDKDLRRESTYYIPMERVMEKNRASRDVLTRDLFLSPRGKATACRGVSSGFPKGMSRLA
- a CDS encoding PLAT/LH2 domain-containing protein; the protein is MFLIALSLCKAEFAPNSDAGMVSISMDGESLQNLLSVYENSGYHDFGTTDMLENVKEIKSVNEYYFYNFKMDLSDDDLKFSMDGTLDANARVVSHGIPFHPHVKTKGIDGSANAFFKDFGISEDGNVHLNVCISDVNADISDISYGKGYIIDKFIYKMWGDADEQINSKAQAAIDNAVTSFANANSCLDLTNHIAISYPEFLSPIGIQHSGTKVSDNKIMAYGCPVAKTKIGDAVVIGDGPCETVAYNIAVYTADDVGNAGTESKISVSLCGDDAFGGRRCINGALNDWTKKGQISHLLLESSALLVDNLSLSLTSDNSGSKPGWYVDSVSVDMTVPNNSSFHYWFPIHRWIGGSNRPTSFTFHQADNPQIYTFTVKTGSGSRFEASGTDSHILADACDVNGKCLTFLLDKDDHDDFEKGGTSTYSIVTNEKLANLKSLTLHNVYDGSGPGWYVQDVMYSHYSFPESKGHSLKDGQGFMFRQWLAEGENQGAYYTTDRWNYPVQTSDEFYLYPVNADPILFICDISATRYVNDNFGYNVRIKTKSGGASGTDADITLTLEGCSGETESFDLNDDKDNFEKGKEDHFLLSGIKDLKGIKKIKLHNDGSGDGAGWSPESLFVVPVVYGGIYGMPYNEEYKYEFTNSLNKNDGWDWESEELACPDLVPQFIPYVYEVRPGDHLNILGKNLKQAQSIKIVLDKDIFPISVDSRSAAFYVPEDTPLGEYNLGSVLIDGVVQQVFVHVRGEKPVLNGIAVTQAKPGDAFEVSMRNIDTTSLFYLENYPLQILALSKKGVYLQIPKNMEKGIYKLRTLSNGWDITYGTSIEIVKSFVPHISGISDSIVYSGQIIEIFGKNFGDSINAIEVKFGKKTGGIRAVENERIQVRIPYGVSGDSILVRVSREGIWAREIIKIKIQSLPWFMTFDDVENSWTSGNASLSLDSAVKYGNVGYSLKIHGSGYMPIISPVFNTYELGAFSDTLLLDVWIPENQANPYWWGDVQMSVNIPAAGLYNAWIGQKPLTGLHSGWNTLTFALNPTIYSAFAGDYPNATISVILNVNENTDDFRIDNLRFGGDIKIRRTEHIEASPVLNVYAVDFMSFDNINDWSSSGTELLFVDSPKMQGLGATGIMASGYTEIESRRFLLSELQYVSDVISLDVYVPNPQPNDYWVGNLGMGLRCFDSGISMYLGNVDLTHLFREEFNNVRFTLPPDALQALKSDAGECSFSVYLNVNNGAGLFLLDNMGFVKKIEVAGR